A stretch of DNA from Malus sylvestris chromosome 9, drMalSylv7.2, whole genome shotgun sequence:
gttatagTTGGATGTGTGGGACAATAAATACCTGGTAATTGTGGTTGACAGGGTCTACAGGGACAATAATATCTGTTGTTCATatacaataaacaaatatgatatcAGTTGTATCTACGACTTCTatcctcaaggtactttactattataattatactattaaaatgttAAACTAGGCTCTGATATCAAATTCGCAACGCATGCTCGGTTAAATAGTCggatgaccattataacaactagacatagaaccttgcacatggaactcgacatgtttcagcatgacggccactcacagtacaagtataaggccttaacggctgaactcagaggtacgaagaactcagaggtaccctggttgatgtccagttatttgtatggcaagcattcaactataacagagtgctcgaacaaagtatgatcgtcagtttaacaggttaataatataaccaCAATACTGTTTCCCTGTTTTGaactagaagtctaattaaacaaacactataaagaaggaaaagaaaacttacttaagacttggagattgcttgatTATGTACACatgaacttttattgatatatggaaTGTTTATAGAGATGCTTGTTTACAAAAAAGTGATTACAAATAAGTGTTTACAAGGATGTTATGAAGGCTACGAATGCTTAAGTGTATGGTGTTTTCAGATATTGAGAGATGTGCGTGGTATTCAGGTGTCTTCTGTATGGGAGGAAAGGCTCCCTTATATACAAAAGCTGATtcctaaacaacaaaataatttttcaatatttacaactTTTTGATAGTGACAAcacactgtttctgaaagctGTCAGCACTGTTTCTGAAAGCTGCTAAAGGCCACATGAATCTATTTTGTCTTGGTTGCTGCAAAGTTTGCCACCTTATCTTTGGCATGCAaaattttttctgaaaatgtcatCTTCATTGCTGAGTAATCTTGTATGGATGTGTGAAGGGCATGATTGACATTTTTGCTAAATTTTGTCCTGATGATTAAAGTGAAACTTTTGAGggttttttggttagttttccataaaaaaaaaagggcaatcGACAAGAAAGAAAGGATAATAATTCCCAAGGGCATTTAtgtaaaaccaaaataaaaataatcaaattaaaaacgaatgtgtaaaaataaaattgtaaataattaaagaaaaaaattggtgTTGCGCATCGCAAAGTCGTGGACTCCAGAGGAAAATGACCCATGTTAATTCCCTCATGTGTCTAAAACACGAGATTGTACAAAACATGTCATAATATAAAtggagataatttttttttaagtgtctctccacttgtatcataatataagtgaagacaagtttttcttttcaagtgTCCCACCACTTGTATGACATGCAGTGTATCGACCCGTGTTTTGaatacactgaaaaatttctcctattTCCACATCACTTCCTCCCTAAACTTCCTCTCTATACTATACACAAACTACCTCCTCTATACTGTACACAGACTACTTCCTCTTTCCATAAACAAGACCATGAATTAGTTGAAAAAATACTGTCTAATTGATATATTTAGCACATACAATAGGCTAAATTGTAGTAAAGGTCCCTAAACTATACAACGAGTTTAGTTTTGGTCACTGATCTCTAATAATAAGTTTCCTCCTCGCTCTATTAAGAGTTCAAGGACTAAAACTAAACTCGTAGTATAGTTTAGGGACCTTTGTGTTGTAGTCTACTCATCAAAATACCAAGGTCAAGTAGGTTTAGGTTTACAATAGGTGTTGGGAAAGGAGAAAAGGAATGTGCACAGTGTTGAGGCCCAAAAAATGTTGCATACAAACCCAACCAAGTCTCGAGGCTCAATTGTCATGCGAGCCCTAAGTCAACCTCAATACATGCAAAGGTGAGGGATCAAAAAGGGAAGATATTCACAATCATGCCACACTATGGTAATTAAGCCAGATATTTATATAAATCACGCCATACCCATGCATATTCATCACGCCAAGCTTTAGCTTGCTAATCGCTATTCACACTAAAATAAGCCCAAGTCACATGCTCGGGGCTTGTCAAGTGAATTGTGGTGTGGATGGTTATGGGAGTTTATCAGGCCTATGTGGAGTCAAAATTATGGAAGACTTAGGGCTACTTTGGGCCCAAAGATCCAAGCCCATATTTTGAGATCCACGTAggtaaatttatactcttatgaaaagaaatttgtaaaaattggaaagtaaataaacacacatcgtgttttgaacccaagacctttcattaatttcaaacaacaaaaaccactAGTTCtagttaaacttcttgatcaaataaaccaaattttataaatttatactcttatgaaaacatacatatatatagcaccctaataattttggtgcccccaaTTTTTTTGGGCACTAGACAATCGCACATCATGTACTAGGCTAGGTCCAGCCCTACTATTACTATATAAATTGGTGATAGAAGATGAAAAGGTCATGTGTTGAAGACCTAGAGCGAATTTGAGCCGATTGCTCAAGACAGAAGGTCGAAGACCTAAAAATCATGGTCGAATACCACTATAACTGTGATCGAAGACCAAAATTAGGGTTCAAGACCGTATTACAATGGCTGAAGGCTAAACTCATGATGATATCTCAAGTGGAatgaatttttgcaaagaaacatttttcttttacaaaaccTAAATGATATGTGCTTGTAGAGAAAAAGTGCGGCACTGTGGGAGCCAAAAATTACTCCTCTGCTAAACAAGTCGCTAGCACGCCAAACATGAGAAGTGGAGCTACAATCAAGCAACATAATAACTAATCCATGGAACATGGTGAAATATAAGGAGATTGGAACTTGGAGCCCAATACTTAAATGCCTATAAAACCTAATAATTCCACCAGAGgaaaagggaaaagagagaagTAGGAGATcgttatatattttatatgcaTCTTGAACTAATGCTGACTTAAGCGTCAGAGTGTTTTCTTGCAgcttccctcactttcattgatGACAAGCAAAGATGGTGTCGTGAACCTCTCAAAATGTTACAAGATTTACTTGTTGGAAGATTGGACGATCCAAATTTTCCCACTCTTATAGAAATCTTGCTTCCTTTGTGTTGAATTCGACCACTGGAAACAAAATTGCAAAATATGGAAAGAGAAGAAAGCAAGGCAATGACAGAGAAATCAAATACAGCCAGTGTGGTTACTTGAGAGGAAAGTGATGGCGAACTCCTTGAAGTAACATTGAGCCTAACGGTatcaaattttgagttttggataaggtttgttCGTTCCACATGTGTTCTTTCAAAGAATGGTTTGATACATATAAGGAAAGAAACAGCGGAAATGTGTTTATGGGTGATGATTCACCGTGTATAGTCCAAGGCATTGTTCAATTAAGACTACATATTATGACAAATTCGTTAGGATACTGAAACCTTAATACCTTTGCGCACTTTAGACAAAGTCGGTTACAAGTATAATGGTGAAGATGGATTACTCAATGCTACCAAAGAATCACTTACTGGGATGAAAGGGGATATGCAACCCATCATTTTTTACAAACTTCATGGGATTACTACAATTTTGAAGTTGGTTCAAAGGACAAGATTGTGCTTTGGCACCATAGGCTAGTGCACATGAGTCAAAGAGGATTGTAAGAACTACACAAGAAAAAATCCTATAAGGTGGTAGTTGTTGCAATTTGGATTTCTGCAAGCATTGTACTCTTGGGAAGCATACAAAGATGTCATTCAAGGTAGCGAACAGTGAGAAATGAAGTAAGAAATTGATGTACTATATTCATATAGATGTATGCGGTCTAGCGCAACAAGGTCCGAAATCTGAGATTTGCAATaagttttgtttgtaccataattgaccaatcccgaaactactaaggaCCGGTCAACggtatactgtcaaggacccagaagagtttccctccaaccaggaggccaatcacagcgcgacacgtgtcgacatcagaagccaatcatagcgcgacacgtgtcaacatcagaagccaatcacaatacgacatgtgtcaatgtcagaatgaaactagaaactctcttatataaatagagatcattctctcacaatatttccgaatgtcatttgtactaaatcattcactagtactcactaaaggagggcttgaacctatgtacttgtgtaaactcttcacaattaataagaactcctctactccgtggacgtagccaatctggatgaaccacgtacatcttgtgtttgcttccttgtccctatccttttacatacttatccacactagcgatcagagcaatctagtgaaggtcacaaacttaacactttctgttgtaccaaagtccccactgattttgtgcatcaacaagtttaAGGAGTggaaagcaaaagtagaaaatAAGATGGGTAGGGAAATTAGATATCTAAGAAGCAGCAACGGGGGTAAATATAGAGACAATAAGTTCTTACAGTTTTGTAAAAAAGAAGGCATCACAAGAGACTTTACAGTGAAGAAAACTCCTCAACAAAACGGAGCTGCAAAGAGGATCATAAAACTCtatggaaagagagagaagcaTGTGGTTTCATGCGAGATTGCCTGAATTGTTTTGGGCAAAAGCGGTTAACCATGCTTGCTACTTGGTTAGTCGATTGCCCTTATGAGCAATGGCGGATCCTGGATTTTAAATTCGGGGGGTCCTAATAATAAAAGTCaaaaaatttatagacaaaaataacattgaaaagttaaatataatacatttcattcaaaaatcATGTGCAAAACAACATTGCAAGCTATAAAATCCTACTTCAAGCGTCCACGATGAGGTTTCATAGTCTGAAAATGTTCCATGATAGCTTCATTACCAATACATGAAAAAACAtctttctcaatgtaaacaactaagctgtcactcaaccattgatctcccattttgttgcGAAGTGGACCCTTAATGATATTCATAGCAGAAAATGCCTTATCCACTGAAGCGGATGCAACCGGTAAAACCAAAGCCAGTTGAACAAGCAAATATACATATGCAAATGTTCGATGCAACCCTTTCTCCACCATTTTCTTAGCAAGCTCATTAATCCCCCGCAATTGAGAAAAATCATTATCAGAACGCACAAAATGAATGTAAATATCAAGTTGATCTTGAAGTGCCAATCTATCTCGATCCATGAAATCTTTAGGATACATCTGAGCAAGGCGAACAAGCTTCTCTCTatcaaaagctacaaatgaatCATTCGGACTCAAACATGCCAAGAAAATAAGCAATTCAGTATTACCTTCAGTGAAGCGATCATCTAATTCTGTTAGTTGGAAATCAATGATCTCAAAAAAGAGCTCCACTTTGTAATGATGACGATTGGTCTTTCTTGGAGCCTTACGCAATGACTTCCCTTGAATGACATATAAATCATCCATATTAAGCACCTCAATTTCATCTTCAACACAAAAGGATGATACTTTATCAACCAAAAGATCAAATTTTTCATCATTCCTCATGCAACGTAGTTGTTCTTTACATGTCTTGACTAAagccattgcattcacaatctcttgatttttttttttgtaatgctTGTGACAAATCATTTGTAACTCCTAATATAGATTTCATCAAAAAGAGGAGGAACACAAACTCAAAAAATTGTAAATCTTTTAATAACCTTTTTGTTTCACCAGCACTATTATTGTGGCAATCTTCAACAATCATGTCAAGCACATCCACCACAAATGAGAACATTGTAATCAAACTAATCAAAGCACCATAATGTGAATTCCACCGTGTATCCCCAGCACACTTGAGACTAGTTTCTTGATTTAACCCTTGCCCCGTTTCAAGACAATCATTTTCAATAGCTTTCATGAGATTTTCTTGTTGTTTATCTCTAAGTGCATCACGACGCTTACATGAGTATTCAACAACATTCACCAAACTATTAGT
This window harbors:
- the LOC126633948 gene encoding uncharacterized protein LOC126633948, with protein sequence MALVKTCKEQLRCMRNDEKFDLLVDKVSSFCVEDEIEVLNMDDLYVIQGKSLRKAPRKTNRHHYKVELFFEIIDFQLTELDDRFTEGNTELLIFLACLSPNDSFVAFDREKLVRLAQMYPKDFMDRDRLALQDQLDIYIHFVRSDNDFSQLRGINELAKKMVEKGLHRTFAYVYLLVQLALVLPVASASVDKAFSAMNIIKGPPEFKIQDPPLLIRAID